A single region of the Streptomyces caelestis genome encodes:
- the recX gene encoding recombination regulator RecX, whose product MTRRTDWAEYEYTASGASRGRGTGEETGSAVDGADAHGDDRLYGGDRLHEDGGPYGDTSRGSGSSGTGSADRGSRGGGSSRDGSRDGGSPGGRRRGRRRRGFGAAADAEDGGSLSSSRAEQGEPPGDPVEQARAICLRLLTGTPRTRKQLADALRKRQIPDDAAEEVLSRFEEVGLINDSAFADAWVESRHHGRGLARRALARELRTKGVDSTLIDEAVSQLDSEQEEATARELVARKLRSTRGLDRDKRLRRLAGMLARKGYSEGMALRVVRQALEEEGEDTEFLGDEQF is encoded by the coding sequence GTGACACGACGAACCGACTGGGCGGAGTACGAGTACACCGCCTCCGGTGCCTCACGGGGGAGGGGCACCGGAGAGGAGACGGGCTCGGCCGTGGACGGGGCGGACGCGCACGGGGACGACCGGTTGTACGGGGGCGACCGACTGCACGAGGACGGCGGGCCGTACGGGGATACCTCCCGGGGCAGTGGCTCATCCGGCACCGGCTCAGCTGACAGAGGCTCACGCGGAGGCGGCTCGTCCAGGGACGGCTCACGTGACGGTGGGTCGCCCGGCGGACGTCGACGCGGGCGTCGTCGGCGTGGCTTCGGCGCGGCGGCGGATGCCGAGGACGGAGGGTCCCTCTCCTCGTCGAGGGCCGAGCAGGGGGAGCCTCCGGGGGACCCGGTCGAGCAGGCGCGGGCGATCTGCCTGCGCCTGCTCACCGGGACCCCGCGGACCCGCAAGCAACTCGCCGACGCCCTGCGCAAGCGGCAGATCCCGGACGACGCCGCCGAGGAGGTGCTGTCGCGGTTCGAAGAGGTCGGCCTCATCAACGACAGCGCCTTCGCGGACGCCTGGGTGGAGTCCCGGCACCACGGCCGAGGGCTGGCGCGGCGTGCGCTCGCCCGAGAGCTGCGGACCAAGGGCGTCGACTCCACGCTGATCGACGAGGCCGTCTCCCAGCTCGACTCCGAGCAGGAGGAGGCGACCGCGCGGGAACTCGTCGCGCGGAAACTCCGCTCCACTCGTGGGCTCGACCGGGACAAGCGACTCCGCCGCCTCGCGGGCATGCTCGCCCGCAAGGGCTACTCCGAGGGCATGGCCCTGCGTGTGGTCCGGCAGGCGCTGGAGGAGGAGGGCGAGGACACGGAGTTTCTCGGGGACGAGCAGTTCTGA
- a CDS encoding rhodanese-like domain-containing protein — protein sequence MSDGSSHSSGVGVQRPVGIDALLERVRAGYQRIEPQEAYEAARAGDALLVDIRYAALRERDGLIPDTLVVERNELEWRLDPQGSHRLPEATSHCLRVVVICNEGYASSLAVQSLHQLGLHRATDLVGGFQAWRAARLPVV from the coding sequence GTGAGCGACGGCAGCAGCCACAGCAGCGGGGTCGGTGTCCAACGTCCCGTCGGTATCGACGCGTTGCTGGAGCGCGTACGTGCCGGTTACCAGCGGATCGAGCCGCAGGAGGCGTACGAGGCCGCCCGGGCCGGTGACGCGCTGCTGGTGGACATCCGCTACGCGGCCCTGCGCGAACGGGACGGCCTGATCCCCGACACCCTCGTCGTCGAGCGCAACGAGCTGGAGTGGCGCCTCGACCCGCAGGGCAGCCACCGTCTCCCGGAGGCAACGAGCCACTGCCTGCGCGTCGTCGTGATCTGCAACGAGGGGTACGCCTCCAGCCTGGCCGTCCAGTCCCTGCACCAGCTGGGACTGCACCGGGCCACCGATCTGGTCGGCGGGTTCCAGGCTTGGCGGGCGGCGAGGCTTCCGGTGGTGTGA
- a CDS encoding cysteine dioxygenase — MSVSPSASPAVSSSGSSAVTSAVSAPTQADLLDFVRRTATDTELIASLPLDPEGRTWVRLDGPGGSEAWLIGWPPGTGTGWHDHADSVGAFLTASGELKEYSLAARLPTDGWKTLELTDGVDRERRLPSGQGRAFGRHHVHEVLNESPDAHAISVHAYYPPLPQIRRYSRSGPILRLEQVERPEDWQ, encoded by the coding sequence GTGTCTGTATCCCCTTCCGCATCCCCCGCTGTCTCCTCTTCCGGCTCCTCTGCTGTCACCTCCGCCGTTTCGGCGCCCACTCAGGCCGACCTCTTGGACTTCGTGCGGCGTACGGCCACCGACACCGAGCTGATCGCCTCGCTGCCGCTCGACCCGGAAGGCCGCACCTGGGTGCGGCTGGACGGGCCCGGCGGCAGTGAGGCCTGGCTGATCGGCTGGCCGCCCGGCACGGGCACCGGCTGGCACGACCACGCCGACTCCGTCGGCGCCTTCCTGACCGCGTCGGGCGAGCTCAAGGAGTACTCGCTCGCCGCGCGGCTGCCCACCGACGGCTGGAAGACCCTGGAACTCACCGACGGTGTCGACCGCGAACGCCGGCTGCCGTCCGGCCAGGGCCGTGCCTTCGGCCGTCACCACGTCCACGAGGTGCTCAACGAATCCCCCGACGCCCACGCGATCTCCGTCCACGCCTACTACCCGCCCCTGCCGCAGATCCGCCGCTACAGCCGCAGCGGGCCGATCCTGCGCCTCGAGCAGGTGGAGCGACCGGAGGACTGGCAGTGA
- a CDS encoding putative leader peptide: MRPHGDSELTGPGGHGVLRCVTDTCVRLWRRVHMDLVRYAGCVCRPSC, translated from the coding sequence GTGCGTCCGCATGGTGACAGTGAGTTGACCGGCCCGGGCGGTCATGGTGTACTCCGGTGCGTGACCGACACCTGTGTGCGCCTGTGGCGGAGAGTCCATATGGACCTCGTCCGCTATGCGGGCTGCGTGTGTCGCCCGTCCTGCTGA
- a CDS encoding FAD-dependent monooxygenase, giving the protein MDPVIIVGAGPVGLTLALALARQEVPCVVLDEGPGKDEPRAARTVVLREDTAALMERLTGVPLSQAGSHWAGWRSMRRKQVMREIVFDGTEPAPLHIAQHVLTDALRAALSGERLVKVAVDSRVDGIEQESSGVTAHTRGPKGTWWRGSYLVGCDGPRSTVRKLQDIRFPGRTAVERHAVAALRTEMPWHDEALLHRMPPWRMSGPSAGEVTARPLPDGVWRLDWLLPPGKDLVTPELLLTRIRETLAGWAGGTTPPYELLDTGVHTVHHRLARRWRADRVFLAGDAAHLLGALGTHGLDEGLRDADNLAWKLALAWHHGPHEALLDSYQTERRAVVAARLRAADQALPLLRGGAGLRSYVPGSSRGHDALLTDGHLGHGQLGAPGAYADSPLAPGHLEGETPVDTSPGAPVSDVRVTAEDGTFVRLRDRLGRGALLVVLIAPGTGVWERKHWVGAGVMPRLAAAVAALPHPAELLVAESYPGAAAHTVLLVRPDGHLVTALSGVRPDDLYAAAEAAVGGPAKAQAEAGAPAGSRWTVDIAR; this is encoded by the coding sequence GTGGACCCGGTGATCATCGTCGGAGCGGGGCCCGTCGGGCTCACGCTCGCCCTGGCGCTGGCGCGTCAGGAGGTGCCGTGCGTCGTTCTCGACGAGGGGCCGGGCAAGGACGAACCCCGTGCGGCGCGCACCGTCGTCCTGCGCGAGGACACCGCCGCCCTCATGGAACGGCTGACCGGCGTGCCACTGTCACAGGCCGGCTCCCACTGGGCCGGATGGCGGTCGATGCGGCGCAAACAGGTGATGCGCGAGATCGTTTTCGACGGCACCGAGCCCGCTCCCCTGCACATCGCCCAGCACGTGCTGACCGACGCCCTGCGCGCGGCCCTTTCCGGCGAACGGCTCGTCAAAGTCGCGGTGGACAGCCGCGTCGACGGCATCGAGCAGGAGTCCTCGGGCGTCACGGCCCACACCCGCGGCCCCAAAGGCACCTGGTGGCGCGGCAGTTACCTGGTCGGCTGCGACGGTCCCCGCTCGACCGTGCGCAAGCTCCAGGACATCCGCTTCCCGGGCCGTACGGCGGTGGAACGTCACGCCGTTGCCGCGCTGCGTACGGAAATGCCCTGGCACGACGAGGCGTTGCTGCACCGCATGCCGCCGTGGCGCATGTCGGGCCCCTCGGCCGGCGAGGTCACCGCGCGCCCGCTGCCGGACGGCGTCTGGCGTCTGGACTGGCTCCTGCCGCCCGGCAAGGACCTGGTCACCCCCGAACTGCTGCTGACCCGCATCCGGGAGACCCTGGCCGGCTGGGCGGGCGGCACGACCCCGCCGTACGAGCTGCTGGACACCGGCGTCCACACGGTCCACCACCGTCTGGCCCGCCGCTGGCGCGCCGACCGCGTCTTCCTCGCCGGGGACGCGGCACATCTGCTCGGCGCGCTGGGCACGCACGGGCTGGACGAGGGCCTGAGGGACGCCGACAACCTCGCCTGGAAACTGGCCCTGGCCTGGCACCACGGGCCGCACGAGGCGCTCCTCGACAGCTACCAGACCGAGCGCCGGGCGGTCGTCGCCGCCCGGTTGCGCGCCGCCGACCAGGCACTGCCGCTGCTGCGCGGCGGCGCAGGCCTGCGCTCCTACGTCCCCGGCTCGTCCCGGGGCCACGACGCGCTCCTCACGGACGGTCACTTGGGGCACGGCCAGCTCGGCGCGCCGGGGGCGTACGCCGACTCGCCCCTCGCGCCCGGACACCTCGAAGGTGAGACCCCCGTCGACACATCACCCGGAGCGCCGGTCAGCGACGTACGGGTCACCGCGGAGGACGGCACCTTCGTACGGCTGCGGGACCGGCTCGGCCGCGGCGCGCTGCTGGTGGTGCTGATCGCGCCGGGCACGGGCGTGTGGGAGCGCAAGCACTGGGTCGGCGCCGGCGTCATGCCCCGGCTCGCGGCCGCGGTCGCGGCACTGCCGCACCCCGCCGAGCTGCTGGTCGCCGAGAGCTATCCGGGCGCTGCCGCGCACACGGTGCTCCTGGTGCGCCCCGACGGGCACCTCGTCACCGCGCTGAGCGGAGTGCGCCCGGACGACCTGTACGCGGCGGCGGAGGCCGCGGTGGGCGGACCGGCGAAGGCGCAGGCCGAAGCCGGTGCGCCGGCCGGCTCTCGCTGGACGGTCGACATCGCTCGCTGA
- a CDS encoding amino acid ABC transporter permease yields the protein MSALLYDAQGPRAKRRNVLFTVAFLAVLAAVLWWVYLTLKDSGQLEWVLWEPFFTSSEPWSTYIWPGLQNTLKAAVLAVIIALPLGAVLGIARLSEHAWIRVPAGAVVEFFRAIPVLILMIFGLALFAEYTNVSSDDRPLYAVVTGLVLYNASVLAEIVRAGILSLPKGQSEAAMAIGLRKNQEMRLVLLPQAVTAMLPAIVSQLVVIVKDTALGGAVLTFPELLASANTMSGYYGANTIASFTVVAVIFIALNFALTSFASWLERRLRRAKKSTGAVVGVDEAQIAGGGGTAGGGVN from the coding sequence ATGAGTGCCCTTCTCTACGATGCGCAGGGGCCCCGCGCCAAGCGGCGCAACGTCCTGTTCACGGTGGCCTTCCTGGCCGTTTTGGCGGCTGTGCTGTGGTGGGTGTACCTCACCCTCAAGGACAGCGGCCAGCTCGAATGGGTCCTGTGGGAGCCCTTCTTCACCAGCTCCGAGCCCTGGTCGACGTACATCTGGCCGGGCCTGCAGAACACGCTCAAGGCCGCGGTGCTCGCCGTGATCATCGCGCTTCCGCTCGGTGCGGTGCTCGGCATCGCCCGGCTGTCGGAGCATGCCTGGATCCGGGTGCCGGCCGGAGCCGTGGTCGAGTTCTTCCGCGCCATCCCGGTGCTGATCCTGATGATCTTCGGGCTCGCCCTGTTCGCCGAGTACACGAACGTGTCGTCCGACGACCGTCCGCTGTACGCGGTCGTCACGGGTCTGGTGCTGTACAACGCCTCGGTCCTCGCCGAGATCGTCCGGGCGGGCATCCTCTCCCTGCCCAAGGGCCAGTCCGAGGCGGCCATGGCGATCGGCCTGCGCAAGAACCAGGAGATGCGGCTCGTCCTGCTGCCGCAGGCGGTCACCGCGATGCTGCCGGCCATCGTCAGCCAGCTGGTCGTCATCGTGAAGGACACCGCCCTCGGCGGCGCGGTCCTCACCTTCCCCGAGCTTCTTGCCTCGGCCAACACCATGAGCGGCTACTACGGTGCGAACACGATCGCCAGCTTCACGGTCGTGGCTGTCATCTTCATCGCGCTCAACTTCGCCCTGACCTCCTTCGCGAGCTGGCTGGAGCGTCGGCTGCGGCGGGCCAAGAAATCGACGGGCGCGGTTGTGGGCGTGGACGAGGCGCAGATCGCCGGCGGAGGGGGAACCGCCGGCGGAGGCGTCAACTGA
- a CDS encoding amino acid ABC transporter permease: MFDFLSDYDILGAFWTTVQLALLSAVGSLIWGTLLAAMRVGPVPLMRGFGTAYVNLVRNIPLTVIILFTSLGLYQALNITLGADRSDTANFRLAVLGLIAYTSAFVCEALRSGINTVPVGQAEAARAIGLSFSQVLRLVVLPQAFRSAVGPLTNVLIALTKNTTVAAAIGVAEAALLMKEMIENEAQLLLISAIFAFGFVCLTLPTGLILGWVGKKVAVKR; this comes from the coding sequence GTGTTCGACTTTCTGAGTGACTACGACATCCTGGGAGCCTTCTGGACGACGGTGCAGCTCGCCCTGCTGTCGGCCGTCGGCTCCCTGATCTGGGGCACCCTGCTGGCCGCCATGCGCGTCGGCCCGGTGCCGCTGATGCGCGGCTTCGGGACCGCTTACGTGAACCTCGTGCGGAACATCCCGCTGACCGTGATCATCCTGTTCACCTCGCTGGGCCTGTACCAGGCACTGAACATCACCCTCGGCGCCGACAGGTCGGACACGGCCAACTTCCGGCTCGCCGTACTCGGTCTGATCGCCTACACCTCCGCCTTCGTGTGTGAGGCGCTGCGTTCCGGCATCAACACGGTGCCGGTCGGTCAGGCGGAGGCGGCGCGCGCCATCGGCCTGAGCTTCTCGCAGGTGCTGCGGCTGGTCGTGCTTCCCCAGGCGTTCCGCTCGGCCGTCGGCCCGCTGACGAACGTCCTGATCGCGCTGACGAAGAACACCACGGTGGCCGCGGCGATCGGTGTGGCGGAAGCGGCGTTGCTGATGAAGGAGATGATCGAGAACGAGGCGCAATTGCTGCTGATCTCCGCGATCTTCGCCTTTGGTTTCGTGTGCCTGACGCTGCCGACCGGTCTGATCCTCGGCTGGGTGGGCAAGAAGGTGGCGGTGAAGCGATGA
- a CDS encoding glutamate ABC transporter substrate-binding protein — protein MKLRKVTAASATVFALALTATACGGDKNEGGGSGSGDGKTITVGIKFDQPGLGQKTPQGYAGFDVDVATYVAKKLGYNANQIEWKEAKSGDRETMLQRGDVDFIAATYSITPERQEKVDFAGPYLLAHQDVLVRADDNSIKSPADLNDKKLCSVTGSTSAQNVKEKLAPKADLQQYPTYSACLGGLQTKRIDALTTDDSILAGYAAQEQFKGKFKLGGFKMTNENYGIGVKKGSDLKDKINKALEDMVADKSWQKAVDKNLGPADYKNEPAPKIGDIKS, from the coding sequence ATGAAGCTCCGCAAGGTCACCGCCGCCTCGGCCACCGTCTTCGCTCTCGCCCTGACCGCCACCGCGTGCGGCGGTGACAAGAACGAGGGCGGCGGCTCCGGTTCCGGCGACGGCAAGACGATCACTGTCGGCATCAAGTTCGACCAGCCGGGCCTCGGCCAGAAGACGCCGCAGGGCTACGCCGGCTTCGACGTCGACGTCGCCACGTACGTCGCGAAGAAGCTCGGCTACAACGCGAACCAGATCGAGTGGAAGGAAGCGAAGAGCGGCGACCGCGAGACCATGCTCCAGCGCGGTGACGTCGACTTCATCGCCGCCACCTACTCGATCACCCCGGAGCGCCAGGAGAAGGTCGACTTCGCCGGCCCGTACCTCCTGGCCCACCAGGACGTGCTGGTCCGCGCCGACGACAACTCCATCAAGTCGCCGGCTGACCTCAACGACAAGAAGCTGTGCTCGGTAACCGGCTCGACTTCGGCGCAGAACGTCAAGGAGAAGCTGGCCCCGAAGGCCGACCTCCAGCAGTACCCGACGTACTCGGCCTGCCTGGGTGGTCTGCAGACCAAGAGGATCGACGCCCTGACCACGGATGACTCGATCCTCGCCGGTTACGCCGCCCAGGAGCAGTTCAAGGGCAAGTTCAAGCTCGGCGGCTTCAAGATGACCAACGAGAACTACGGCATCGGCGTCAAGAAGGGCAGCGACCTCAAGGACAAGATCAACAAGGCTCTTGAGGACATGGTCGCCGACAAGTCCTGGCAGAAGGCCGTGGACAAGAACCTCGGCCCGGCCGACTACAAGAACGAGCCCGCGCCGAAGATCGGCGACATCAAGAGCTGA
- a CDS encoding amino acid ABC transporter ATP-binding protein: MTEVSVAKEDVAATGELVVLKSVNKHFGALHVLQDIDLTIARGEVVVVIGPSGSGKSTLCRTINRLETIDSGTIEIDGKPLPAEGKGLARLRADVGMVFQSFNLFAHKTVLENVTLGQVKVRKKDKKAAEERARALLDRVGVAAQAEKYPAQLSGGQQQRVAIARALAMEPKVMLFDEPTSALDPEMINEVLEVMQQLARDGMTMIVVTHEMGFARSAANRVVFMADGRIVEEAAPDQFFSNPRSDRAKDFLSKILHH, encoded by the coding sequence ATGACCGAAGTATCGGTGGCCAAGGAAGATGTGGCCGCGACCGGAGAACTGGTCGTCCTGAAGAGCGTCAACAAGCACTTCGGCGCGTTGCACGTACTCCAGGACATCGACCTGACGATCGCCCGCGGCGAAGTCGTCGTGGTCATCGGACCCTCCGGGTCCGGCAAGTCCACCCTGTGCCGCACCATCAACCGCCTGGAGACGATCGACTCCGGCACGATCGAGATCGACGGCAAGCCGCTGCCCGCCGAGGGCAAGGGACTCGCCCGGCTCCGGGCCGACGTCGGGATGGTCTTCCAGTCCTTCAACCTCTTCGCGCACAAGACCGTGCTGGAGAACGTCACACTCGGCCAGGTCAAGGTCCGCAAGAAGGACAAGAAGGCGGCCGAGGAGCGGGCCCGGGCCCTGCTCGACCGGGTCGGCGTGGCCGCGCAGGCCGAGAAGTACCCGGCACAGCTCTCCGGCGGCCAGCAGCAGCGCGTGGCGATCGCGCGGGCGCTGGCCATGGAGCCGAAGGTCATGCTCTTCGACGAGCCGACCTCCGCGCTCGACCCCGAGATGATCAACGAGGTGCTGGAGGTCATGCAGCAGCTCGCCCGCGACGGCATGACGATGATCGTCGTCACCCATGAGATGGGTTTCGCACGATCGGCTGCAAACCGCGTGGTGTTCATGGCGGACGGCCGAATCGTCGAGGAGGCTGCGCCCGACCAGTTCTTCAGCAATCCGCGCAGCGACCGTGCCAAGGACTTCCTGTCGAAGATCCTGCATCACTGA
- a CDS encoding response regulator transcription factor → MRLLLVEDDNHVAAALSAVLARHGFDVTHARSGEEALQALVPESDGFGVVLLDLGLPDQDGYEVCGKIRKRTSTPVIMVTARSDVRSRIHGLNLGADDYVVKPYDTGELLARIHAVSRRTSHEDTSSGIETELRLGPVHIELPTRRVSVDGNVVQLTRKEFDLLALLAQRPGVVFRREQIISEVWRTSWEGTGRTLEVHVASLRAKLRMPALIETVRGVGYRLVAPAG, encoded by the coding sequence GTGAGACTGCTGCTCGTCGAGGACGACAACCACGTCGCCGCCGCCCTGTCGGCGGTCCTGGCACGTCACGGGTTCGACGTCACGCACGCGCGCAGCGGTGAGGAGGCCCTGCAGGCGCTGGTACCCGAGAGCGACGGCTTCGGCGTCGTCCTGCTCGACCTGGGCCTGCCCGACCAGGACGGATACGAGGTCTGCGGCAAGATCCGCAAGCGCACCAGCACACCGGTGATCATGGTCACCGCGCGCTCCGACGTGCGCTCCCGCATCCACGGCCTCAATCTCGGCGCCGACGACTACGTGGTGAAGCCGTACGACACCGGGGAACTGCTCGCCCGCATCCACGCCGTGAGCCGGCGCACCTCCCACGAAGACACCTCCAGCGGTATCGAGACGGAGCTGCGTCTGGGCCCGGTGCACATCGAGCTGCCCACGCGCCGGGTCAGCGTGGACGGAAACGTGGTCCAGCTGACCCGCAAGGAGTTCGACCTCCTGGCCCTGCTCGCGCAGCGGCCCGGGGTGGTCTTCCGCCGGGAGCAGATCATCAGCGAGGTGTGGCGGACCAGTTGGGAGGGGACGGGGCGCACTCTGGAGGTGCACGTCGCGTCCCTGCGCGCCAAGCTGCGCATGCCCGCCCTCATCGAGACCGTACGCGGAGTCGGCTACCGGCTCGTCGCGCCTGCCGGATAG
- a CDS encoding sensor histidine kinase, whose translation MRTRLLPLLIVLMAAVLLALGVPLAVSLAGAQQQKVVVDRIDDTARFAALAQFVTDSPTGTASAFENERLATLSSELDSYYKVYGIRAGVFYRSGSAMAHAPAGWSLPKEGEVRDAFDEALLSRRSHDPRQVWPWQRGNLVVASPVIRDGDVVAVVVTDSPTGQMRSRTLHGWLVIGAGESAAMLLAVGAALRLTGWVLKPVRVLDATTHDIATGRLKSRVAAAGGPPELRRLARSFNEMADNVEDVLEQQRAFVADASHQLRNPLAALLLRIELLSFELPEGNKEIASVQAEGKRLAQVLDDLLDLALAEHTEADLKITDIGELAAERVAAWSPTAEAKGVRLVGDCPPTTAWADPVALSSALDGVIDNAVKFTPEGRTVEVTVASNGDISTVVVTDEGPGLTDEELARVGDRFWRSSRHQNIKGSGLGLSISRALLTAGGGSIAYDHHEPHGLKVTVAVPRVGPARERGLRPDGEAGYGLTDR comes from the coding sequence GTGCGCACTCGTCTGCTCCCGCTGCTGATCGTCCTGATGGCGGCCGTACTGCTCGCGCTCGGCGTCCCGCTCGCCGTCAGCCTGGCCGGCGCCCAGCAGCAGAAGGTCGTCGTCGACCGGATCGACGACACCGCACGCTTCGCGGCTCTCGCCCAGTTCGTCACCGACTCGCCCACCGGGACCGCCAGCGCGTTCGAGAACGAGCGTCTGGCCACGCTCAGCAGCGAACTCGACAGCTACTACAAGGTCTACGGCATCCGGGCCGGTGTCTTCTACCGCAGCGGCAGTGCCATGGCCCACGCACCGGCCGGGTGGTCCCTGCCAAAGGAGGGCGAGGTGCGTGACGCCTTCGACGAGGCGTTGCTCAGCCGCCGCAGCCACGACCCGCGGCAGGTGTGGCCCTGGCAGCGGGGCAACCTCGTGGTCGCCTCGCCGGTCATCCGGGACGGGGACGTCGTCGCGGTCGTCGTCACCGACTCGCCCACCGGGCAGATGCGCTCCCGCACGCTGCACGGCTGGCTGGTCATCGGCGCGGGCGAGTCCGCCGCGATGCTGCTGGCCGTCGGAGCCGCCCTGCGGCTGACCGGCTGGGTGCTCAAGCCCGTGCGGGTACTGGACGCCACCACCCACGACATCGCCACCGGGCGGCTGAAGTCCCGGGTCGCCGCCGCCGGCGGTCCGCCGGAACTCAGGCGTCTGGCCCGGTCGTTCAACGAGATGGCGGACAACGTCGAGGACGTGCTGGAGCAGCAGCGCGCCTTCGTCGCCGATGCCTCGCACCAGCTGCGCAACCCGCTCGCGGCGCTGCTGCTGCGCATCGAACTGCTCTCCTTCGAGCTGCCCGAGGGCAACAAGGAGATCGCCTCGGTCCAGGCCGAGGGCAAGCGCCTCGCGCAGGTCCTGGACGATCTGCTCGACCTGGCGCTGGCCGAGCACACCGAGGCCGATCTGAAGATCACCGACATCGGCGAGCTCGCCGCCGAACGGGTCGCGGCCTGGTCCCCGACCGCCGAGGCCAAGGGCGTACGCCTGGTGGGCGACTGCCCGCCGACGACCGCGTGGGCCGACCCGGTGGCGCTGTCCAGCGCGCTGGACGGGGTGATCGACAACGCGGTGAAGTTCACGCCCGAGGGCCGGACCGTCGAGGTGACCGTCGCCTCCAACGGCGACATCTCCACCGTCGTCGTCACCGACGAGGGCCCCGGCCTCACCGACGAGGAACTGGCCCGCGTCGGCGACCGCTTCTGGCGCAGCAGCCGCCACCAGAACATCAAGGGCTCGGGCCTCGGACTGTCCATCTCGCGGGCGCTGCTCACGGCGGGCGGCGGTTCGATCGCGTACGACCATCACGAGCCGCACGGGCTGAAGGTGACAGTGGCGGTGCCGAGGGTCGGACCGGCGAGGGAGCGAGGGCTACGGCCTGACGGCGAAGCGGGCTATGGCTTGACGGACCGGTAG
- a CDS encoding TAXI family TRAP transporter solute-binding subunit — protein MSKMLPPIGRRRALQGGAASLVVLGLLLWWLRPWAEERPGGTIRFSTGTRAGVYHEYGELLRTEIDGDMPDLKVRLLTSAGSQENVADVATGKADFAIAAADAVATYQLDNGTGADRLRGVARLYDDYAQLVVPPDSDIRSVADLRGKRVAIGLPNSGVRLIANGVLKAAGIDPEKDIKPSSDGIDTGPKRLGHGLDAFFWSGGLPTDGLSRLAKKSASAFRFVPIDAGLVAKLHEQGGATRYYRATKMPESAYPTIQRGDPVPTLAVSNLLVTRNDMDSRLTEWLTRTVIDSRDGIGATVHSAQLVDVRTAIYTDPLKLHDGARRYYRSVKP, from the coding sequence ATGTCCAAGATGCTCCCACCCATCGGCAGGCGCCGGGCCCTTCAGGGCGGCGCCGCCTCCCTCGTGGTCCTCGGGCTGCTGTTGTGGTGGCTGCGCCCCTGGGCCGAGGAGCGTCCGGGCGGGACGATCAGGTTCAGCACGGGCACCCGCGCGGGGGTCTACCACGAGTACGGCGAGCTCCTGCGCACCGAGATCGACGGGGACATGCCCGATCTGAAGGTACGCCTGCTGACCAGTGCCGGTTCACAGGAGAACGTCGCGGACGTGGCGACGGGCAAGGCCGACTTCGCGATCGCCGCGGCCGACGCGGTCGCCACGTACCAGCTCGACAACGGCACGGGCGCCGACCGGCTCCGCGGTGTGGCGCGTCTGTACGACGACTACGCCCAGCTCGTCGTACCCCCGGACTCGGACATCCGCTCCGTCGCGGACCTGCGGGGCAAGCGCGTGGCCATAGGGCTGCCGAACTCCGGCGTACGGCTGATCGCGAACGGCGTGCTCAAGGCGGCCGGGATCGACCCGGAGAAGGACATCAAGCCGTCGTCGGACGGCATCGACACCGGACCCAAACGGCTGGGACACGGCCTCGACGCGTTCTTCTGGTCGGGCGGGCTGCCCACGGACGGGCTGAGCCGGCTGGCCAAGAAGTCGGCGTCGGCGTTCCGCTTCGTGCCGATCGACGCCGGCCTCGTGGCCAAGCTGCACGAACAGGGCGGTGCCACGCGCTACTACCGCGCCACCAAGATGCCGGAGTCCGCCTACCCCACCATCCAGCGCGGCGACCCGGTCCCCACCCTGGCGGTGTCCAACCTGCTGGTCACGCGCAACGACATGGACTCCCGGCTCACCGAGTGGCTGACCCGTACGGTGATCGACAGCCGGGACGGCATCGGCGCGACCGTCCACTCCGCCCAGCTGGTCGACGTCCGCACGGCGATCTACACGGACCCGCTCAAGCTGCACGACGGGGCCCGCCGCTACTACCGGTCCGTCAAGCCATAG
- a CDS encoding MazG nucleotide pyrophosphohydrolase domain-containing protein, which produces MSSSPADLVRAFHLAFGLDARSTPTEVSPELAAHRGELLAEEAAEVAEVSVTGPLDRLAHELADVVYVAYGTALVHGIDLDAVLAEIHRSNMTKIGPDGTVSRREDGKVLKGEHYEAPDVPGVLRRQGWEPAAGA; this is translated from the coding sequence ATGAGCTCCTCGCCCGCAGACCTGGTCCGTGCATTCCACCTCGCCTTCGGCCTGGACGCCCGCAGTACCCCCACGGAGGTGTCCCCGGAACTCGCCGCCCACCGCGGCGAACTCCTCGCGGAGGAGGCCGCGGAGGTCGCCGAGGTGTCGGTGACGGGCCCGCTCGACCGGCTCGCCCACGAACTCGCCGATGTCGTCTACGTCGCCTACGGCACCGCCCTCGTCCACGGCATCGACCTCGACGCGGTGCTGGCCGAGATCCACCGCTCCAACATGACCAAGATCGGCCCCGACGGCACCGTCTCCCGCCGCGAGGACGGCAAGGTGCTGAAGGGAGAGCACTACGAGGCACCGGATGTGCCGGGGGTGCTGCGGAGGCAGGGGTGGGAACCGGCCGCCGGCGCCTGA